A window of Diospyros lotus cultivar Yz01 chromosome 14, ASM1463336v1, whole genome shotgun sequence contains these coding sequences:
- the LOC127790617 gene encoding probable calcium-binding protein CML27: MAMATNGEANPVPKPSVYLDDMEELRNVFKRFDANGDGKISVTELVQVMDALGSNTSESEVKRMMEEIDTDRDGFINLDEFASFCKSAGHGDDGVRELKEAFELYDQNKNGLISATELHQILNRLGEKCSVQDCTRMIQTVDSDGDGHVSFEEFKKMMSKKSNLSSNGDSC; the protein is encoded by the coding sequence ATGGCAATGGCGACGAACGGCGAAGCGAACCCCGTGCCAAAGCCTTCGGTGTACCTGGACGACATGGAAGAATTGCGGAACGTCTTCAAAAGGTTCGATGCAAACGGCGACGGCAAGATCTCGGTGACCGAGCTGGTTCAAGTTATGGACGCCCTCGGCTCCAACACCTCCGAGTCCGAGGTGAAGCGAATGATGGAGGAGATCGACACCGACCGCGATGGCTTCATCAATCTCGATGAGTTTGCCAGCTTCTGCAAATCCGCCGGCCACGGCGACGACGGCGTCAGGGAGCTGAAGGAAGCGTTTGAGCTCTACGATCAGAACAAGAACGGCCTCATCTCCGCCACTGAGCTTCACCAGATCCTGAACCGCCTCGGCGAGAAATGCTCCGTCCAGGACTGCACCAGAATGATCCAGACCGTCGATTCCGACGGCGATGGCCATGTTAGCTTTGAAGAATTCAAGAAGATGATGTCCAAAAAGTCTAACCTCAGTAGTAATGGAGATTCCTGCTAG